One genomic window of Piliocolobus tephrosceles isolate RC106 chromosome 19, ASM277652v3, whole genome shotgun sequence includes the following:
- the LOC116418542 gene encoding uncharacterized protein LOC116418542, which yields MTRSPLLLTLLIHCTGAQTEGRGGVLEAHEALLSPSLSRPRITTSVSLPLPGSWAQSVLTQPPSVSADPGQKVTISCSGSSSNIGRKYVSWYQQLPGTAPKLLIHENNKRPSGISERFSGSKSGTSATLGITGLQTGDEADYYCLAWDDSLSAHMVLQANGELRQEPPSSSARRLGTQGLCTDIVGQGGRFSCVFTDLPVPAHAKTDKEVGSVKAMGAALVTRREWSDSALVSGEEGLKPG from the exons ATGACCCGGTCCCCTCTCCTCCTCACCCTTCTCATTCACTGCACAGGTGCCCAGACAGAGGGTCGGGGAGGGGTCCTGGAAGCCCATGAGGCCctgctttctccttctctctctagACCAAGAATCACCACGTCTGTGTCTCTCCCGCTTCCAGGGTCCTGGGCCCAGTCTGTGCTGACGCAGCCGCCCTCAGTGTCTGCGGACCCAGGGCAGAAGGTCACCATCTCCTGCTCTGGAAGCAGCTCCAatattgggagaaaatatgtatCCTGGTACCAGCAGCTCCCAGGAACAGCCCCCAAACTCCTCATCCATGAAAATAATAAGCGACCCTCAGGGATTTCTGAACGATTCTCTGGCTCCAAGTCTGGCACTTCAGCCACCCTGGGCATCACTGGGCTCCAGACTGGAGATGAGGCTGATTATTACTGCTTAGCATGGGATGACAGCCTGAGTGCTCACATGGTGCTCCAGGCCAATGGGGAACTGAGACAAGaacctccttcctcctctgccagGAGG CTTGGGACACAGGGTCTCTGTACTGATATCGTGGGCCAAGGTGGCAGGTTCAGCTGTGTCTTCACAGACCTTCCTGTACCTGCCCATG CGAAGACGGACAAGGAGGTAGGGAGTGTGAAAGCCATGGGAGCAGCTCTGGTCACCAGGAGAGAGTGGTCAGATTCAGCCCTGGTGTCTGGGGAGGAGGGACTGAAGCCTGGGTGA